The following proteins are encoded in a genomic region of Cryptomeria japonica chromosome 11, Sugi_1.0, whole genome shotgun sequence:
- the LOC131860004 gene encoding putative disease resistance protein RGA4, translating into MAFVLAGGVVGKVCEMAIQQAANQVIIVRNFGEDFQGLRDQMDQINCFLNEADEKRTGQKESVKKWLHRVRDIAWEAEDILEECAVDSMYATNTQSCTLSCNQLIYRHQMGRRIQKVKAKMSSVVEEGSKLEIVPAATPRREEEAESSTTQGWSVQDSKPVGIQSKIESMVNLLENPEIPIIAVVGMGGIGKTYLLRHVYNSRKERYEKSAWLSVSHFYSISKLQRDLAFQLDQDLCKNINVSGVSEVVAEETIRSFIQGKRCLISR; encoded by the coding sequence ATGGCATTCGTGCTTGCAGGTGGTGTTGTTGGAAAAGTTTGTGAGATGGCCATCCAACAAGCAGCTAATCAGGTGATCATAGTGCGGAACTTCGGGGAAGACTTTCAAGGGTTGAGGGATCAAATGGACCAAATTAATTGTTTTCTAAATGAGGCTGACGAAAAGAGAACCGGACAAAAGGAATCTGTGAAAAAATGGCTTCACAGAGTTCGGGATATTGCCTGGGAGGCAGAGGACATACTTGAAGAATGTGCTGTGGATTCTATGTACGCCACTAATACTCAGTCATGCACTTTGAGTTGTAATCAATTGATTTATCGCCATCAAATGGGCAGAAGAATTCAAAAGGTCAAAGCTAAAATGAGCTCCGTTGTTGAGGAGGGAAGCAAACTGGAGATAGTTCCTGCTGCTACGCCTCGCAGAGAAGAAGAAGCAGAATCAAGTACAACCCAGGGATGGAGTGTCCAGGATTCGAAACCAGTGGGTATACAGTCCAAGATTGAAAGCATGGTGAATTTGTTGGAAAACCCCGAAATTCCAATCATTGCAGTGGTTGGAATGGGGGGGATCGGCAAAACCTATCTTCTTCGGCATGTCTACAATAGTAGAAAAGAAAGGTATGAGAAATCTGCATGGCTTTCAGTTTCTCACTTTTATTCTATTTCCAAGTTGCAGCGTGATTTGGCCTTTCAATTAGATCAAGATTTATGTAAGAACATTAATGTGAGTGGAGTAAGTGAAGTGGTAGCAGAAGAGACGATTCGTAGCTTTATCCAAGGGAAGAGGTGTCTTATTTCTAGATGA
- the LOC131050844 gene encoding putative disease resistance protein At3g14460 → MKFLTVEDSWKLFCAYAFPESEGNRAPDNLEEIARNILKKCGELPLAIKITAASLAKTTLPDDWQSKLTKLEEVGTSDDHVMDIMDILKLSYHSLPAHLKACFAYLSFFPEDEAIECEYLIYLWMGEGFIPAGKNPWDCLDQLGNLCLVEVWEEEWRLKKYCKVHDLLLDLAILISTENKCAFNVEDAFSKLHSVHTGGDRWGRLFLAKKDIDEAVVSERRLVSPELVRTLSLSRNAEIGGNIPAMLFSGMRVLRVLDLSYTNISILPACVGEMKLLKVLNLRETKIKRLPECVRCLKNLSFLDVSRCSELDRKAPKWISELQCLQHLEGPFEQMPKGLLKLESLRILRISGEWWLSLSREEDGLVRLEDLGKMSAIEEIRFKVEHDSQLKSMEDGILAPLLSMRRLDVRNKIAQTDLPQFPERMNEMRNLKHLRLEYFAVPSWICCFANLMFLYLQNCDCSNYPELQEMPNLVSLWLDVNRRCKEVPKAFGKSGGFPHLRFFSIHDFPELEEFPEIEDGAMPWLEKLELWRCRKLNKVGEGLERLKRLKEFNFELSEKDELREMLKEGGIYWEKIKTANPEIIIKK, encoded by the coding sequence ATGAAATTTTTGACAGTTGAAGACAGTTGGAAGCTGTTTTGTGCTTATGCATTTCCAGAGTCTGAGGGAAATAGAGCGCCAGATAATCTGGAGGAGATAGCTCGTAACATCTTGAAGAAATGTGGGGAATTGCCACTTGCAATCAAAATCACAGCAGCATCTCTGGCGAAAACTACATTGCCAGATGATTGGCAGTCGAAGTTGACTAAGCTGGAAGAGGTTGGCACTTCCGACGACCATGTCATGGATATCATGGATATTCTCAAATTGAGTTACCACTCACTGCCTGCACATCTAAAGGCTTGTTTTGcttatctttctttttttcctGAGGATGAGGCAATAGAGTGTGAGTATCTCATATATCTATGGATGGGAGAAGGGTTCAttccggcaggaaagaacccgtgGGACTGCTTAGATCAACTTGGCAATCTCTGTCTGGTTGAAGTATgggaagaagaatggagattgaAGAAATATTGCAAAGTTCATGATTTATTACTTGATTTGGCCATACTTATATCCACGGAAAATAAATGTGCATTCAATGTTGAAGATGCCTTTTCCAAATTGCACTCTGTACATACAGGTGGTGATCGCTGGGGTCGCCTATTTTTGGCGAAGAAAGATATTGATGAGGCTGTTGTCTCAGAGAGACGTCTTGTTTCTCCTGAACTTGTCCGCACATTGTCCCTTTCCCGCAATGCAGAAATTGGAGGAAATATTCCGGCAATGTTGTTTAGCGGAATGAGAGTACTGCGGGTTTTGGATTTGAGCTACACAAATATCTCCATATTGCCTGCTTGTGTTGGGGAGATGAAACTTCTCAAAGTTTTGAATCTAAGAGAGACGAAGATTAAGAGGTTACCAGAGTGTGTCAGATGTCTTAAAAATCTCTCTTTTCTTGATGTCTCTCGTTGCAGTGAATTGGATCGAAAGGCACCCAAATGGATTAGTGAGCTTCAGTGTCTTCAACATTTGGAAGGCCCATTTGAGCAAATGCCAAAGGGATTATTAAAGCTAGAGTCTTTACGAATATTGCGAATATCAGGAGAATGGTGGTTGTCCCTGTCCAGGGAAGAGGATGGTTTGGTAAGGTTAGAGGATCTTGGCAAGATGAGTGCAATTGAGGAAATAAGGTTTAAAGTTGAGCATGACTCACAGTTGAAGAGTATGGAAGACGGGATCCTTGCGCCCTTGCTCAGCATGCGTCGGCTTGATGTAAGAAATAAGATCGCTCAAACGGATCTTCCACAATTTCCAGAGAGAATGAATGAAATGAGAAATTTGAAGCATCTCAGACTAGAATATTTTGCAGTGCCAAGTTGGATATGTTGTTTCGCAAATCTCATGTTCTTATATTTACAGAATTGTGATTGCAGTAATTATCCAGAATTACAAGAAATGCCCAATCTAGTGAGTTTGTGGTTGGATGTAAATAGGAGATGTAAAGAAGTGCCAAAGGCGTTTGGAAAGTCAGGAGGATTTCCACATCTCCGCTTCTTTTCTATACATGATTTTCCTGAATTGGAGGAGTTTCCAGAAATAGAGGATGGAGCGATGCCATGGCTTGAGAAGTTGGAGCTATGGCGTTGCAGGAAGTTGAATAAAGTGGGAGAGGGATTGGAGCGGCTGAAAAGACTCAAGGAGTTTAATTTTGAATTGTCAGAGAAGGATGAATTGAGGGAAATGTTGAAGGAAGGCGGAATATATTGGGAAAAAATTAAAACCGCCAATCctgaaataataattaaaaaatga